ACAGTTAGGGCACCTTTTATCTTTAGTTATAAGGTACTTTACAACTAGGTAGCCGTAGCGTTCCACTAATAATTGCCTACAGCTCGGACAGTAAGTATTTTCGTACGGGTGTCCTGCGACGTTTCCTATGTATGGATATAGCACGCCCGCCTTCTTAGCCATTGAGTATGCTTTTTCAAGGGTTTCCACCTTGGTCGGCGGCGCTGTAAATTTGTAGGCTGGATAATATCTAGTAAAGTGGAGGGGGGTTTCGGGGCCTACCTCCTTTAAATGTCGTTCTATCAATAGGTTTAGGTGGTATTCATCGTCGTTAACGCCGCTAATTACTAGGTTTACTATTTCAACGTGTAATCCTAGCTTTTTAGCCTCCCTAGCGTTACGCCATACGACATTGAGCTTAACGCCGCTACAGTATTTTTCGTAAACATCCTCATCGCCTTTAACATCAACCTTAATAGCGTCCATGCCCGCTTCTACTAGTAGGCGTAAAGCGTCGATGGTCATGTAGCCGTTGCTTACGTACGTATTGTATAAGCCCTTAGCCTTAGCCAGTTTAAACACGTCTAAGGAGTACTCGAAAAGCATTAAGGGCTCCGTGAACGATACGCATATCCCTTCATCCCCATGTTTAACAGCTAATTCAACCATCTTCTCGGGGGGTATGTAGTTGGCCTTAGAAGGGTCGGGTTTAACCTTACTTAATGAATAGTTTTGACACCATGGACAGTCGAAGTTGCAGGACCAGGTTGAAAACGTTAAAGCTGAGGAGCCGGGCCAGAAATGGAAGAAGGGCTTAATCTCTATAGGCCTAGACTCCAAGGCGTTTATATCGCCGTAAACCGCCGTGTAAAGCTTACCTTCACTATTAAACCTGGTTCCGCAGAAACCCCAACCTTTAGGCGGGATGATGCAGCGGCGTTCGCAAACTCCGCAACGTACCTTATCATCCTTAAGCTTTTCGTAGAGCGGGGACCCTCGGATTGAAGGCGGCATCATAACCCTCAAGAATGAAATGGATAAGCCCCTATATTTCATTTGGATCGAGGCTTAATTTTATCATGGAGGGGCTTTAAGTAGTGAAGGGTTAAAAGGGGCATTAACTATGCCGCTAGTTGGAAAGGGGGGTTAAAGTGGAGGAAGTGAAGGAGGGGTGTGACGCCCTCCTATACCTTGATGAAAAGCGGAAATATCTAGTAAAGGTTGAGGTAGGTAAGGTTTTTCATACACATAAGGGGTTTATTAGGCTTGACGAGGTGCTTGGTAAACCCTACGGTTCAACGATTAGAAGTAGTACGGGGGTTAGCTTCGCGGTTTTAAAGCCGACGCTCTACGACTACATGTATAAGCTACCGAGGATGACGCAGATCATGTACCCTAAGGACGCTGGGTTCCTACTGGTAAGAGCCGGTATAGGTCCTGGTTGTATAGTGGTTGAAGGAGGGTCAGGTAGCGGTATTTTGACTTGCGCCTTAGCTAATTACGTTAAACCGGATGGTAAGGTCTACAGTTACGAGATACGGGAGGAGTTCTTAAGTTTAGCCCGTAGGAACGTTGAGAGGAGCGGTTTATCGGGTTATGTCGAATTTAAACGTAAGGATATAACTAAGGGGATAGACGAGGAGGAGGTTGACGCGGTAGTACTGGATTTAGCAAACCCTTGGGATGCGGTTCCGGTAGCTTGGAAAGCCCTTAAAGGTAGCGGTTCCTTCACTAGCTTTAGCCCAACCATAAACCAGGTGGAGAAAACTGTTGACGCCTTGAAAGCCAATAACTTCCTAGACGTAGAAACCTTTGAGCTTATACTTAGACCCCTTAAAGTTAAGGCTGGTGAAACAAGACCAGTAAGTACTTTTACCGTGCACACAGGCTACTTGGTATTCGCTAGGAAGGGCCTTGCGTAGCTAAGTGCTTTAACGCGTTAATCCAACAGTAAAACTGTTGCAAAAATCGAGTTAAACACCTACTCGATTCAAGGCTAGTTTAACTGCTGGCACGGGTTATTCGATAGAGGTTAGGTGTGTCGATCGCGTTAGATAGCTTTAATAGAGGCTTCTCGCTTAAATATATCGAGGATCGATGGAGCCCCTCTACCCGGCTATGGATGCTGTTCTAAAGGATATGGAGGCTGGGAAGCTCGTTGGAAGTACGCGCATAGCCATAGCGGTCCTTGAAGCCTTAAAGGACGTGACAATAAACTCGAAGGCTCAGAGCTCGGATACGCTTCTTAAGGAGCTTAGAGGTGCATTCCTCAAGTTCCTATGGAGGCAACCGCAACCTTGTATATTGCCGTGTAATGGGTTTCGGTACTTAATACA
This Candidatus Nezhaarchaeales archaeon DNA region includes the following protein-coding sequences:
- the amrS gene encoding AmmeMemoRadiSam system radical SAM enzyme, with protein sequence MMPPSIRGSPLYEKLKDDKVRCGVCERRCIIPPKGWGFCGTRFNSEGKLYTAVYGDINALESRPIEIKPFFHFWPGSSALTFSTWSCNFDCPWCQNYSLSKVKPDPSKANYIPPEKMVELAVKHGDEGICVSFTEPLMLFEYSLDVFKLAKAKGLYNTYVSNGYMTIDALRLLVEAGMDAIKVDVKGDEDVYEKYCSGVKLNVVWRNAREAKKLGLHVEIVNLVISGVNDDEYHLNLLIERHLKEVGPETPLHFTRYYPAYKFTAPPTKVETLEKAYSMAKKAGVLYPYIGNVAGHPYENTYCPSCRQLLVERYGYLVVKYLITKDKRCPNCNHQVCIVGSYVKKPLRFS
- a CDS encoding tRNA (adenine-N1)-methyltransferase, whose translation is MERGVKVEEVKEGCDALLYLDEKRKYLVKVEVGKVFHTHKGFIRLDEVLGKPYGSTIRSSTGVSFAVLKPTLYDYMYKLPRMTQIMYPKDAGFLLVRAGIGPGCIVVEGGSGSGILTCALANYVKPDGKVYSYEIREEFLSLARRNVERSGLSGYVEFKRKDITKGIDEEEVDAVVLDLANPWDAVPVAWKALKGSGSFTSFSPTINQVEKTVDALKANNFLDVETFELILRPLKVKAGETRPVSTFTVHTGYLVFARKGLA